In a genomic window of Nodosilinea sp. E11:
- a CDS encoding AbrB family transcriptional regulator, which yields MANATQIEPLIGKELLQKVKELDNLSKEDKAKACGYYTLTKGGNPRVNMMKFLNALIEAEGIQLDSSQNGNGRGGRSASFRITVQSNGNLLIGSAYTKQMGLRPGDEFEITLGRKHIRLKQLGENGSLIGDEDE from the coding sequence ATGGCTAACGCAACTCAGATAGAACCCCTGATCGGCAAAGAGCTACTGCAAAAGGTCAAAGAACTTGATAATCTCAGCAAAGAAGATAAGGCCAAGGCCTGCGGCTACTACACCTTGACTAAGGGGGGCAACCCCAGGGTCAATATGATGAAATTTCTCAATGCCCTGATCGAAGCAGAGGGCATTCAGCTTGATAGCAGTCAAAACGGCAACGGACGCGGGGGCCGCAGCGCTAGCTTTCGCATCACAGTGCAGTCTAACGGCAACCTGTTAATTGGTTCTGCCTACACTAAGCAGATGGGCCTAAGGCCCGGCGACGAGTTTGAAATCACCTTAGGCCGTAAGCACATTCGGCTGAAGCAACTGGGAGAAAACGGTTCGCTGATAGGTGATGAAGATGAATAG
- a CDS encoding RrF2 family transcriptional regulator, with protein sequence MKLTTRGHYSVKALLDLALHPSRQPVSVSTIADRQGLPPPYLEKLLIDLRRAGILESVRGPQGGYRLAKPADQISLGQILAAVGEQVDPLPRHSPQSDQAEDWVTFAVWNRLSKKLQEALYSISLEDLYFDARSWQAAQGDDVSFVV encoded by the coding sequence ATGAAATTGACCACTCGCGGCCACTACAGCGTTAAGGCGTTGCTTGACTTGGCTCTGCACCCCTCTCGGCAGCCCGTGTCTGTCAGTACTATTGCCGATCGCCAGGGGTTGCCGCCGCCCTACCTCGAAAAACTGTTGATTGACCTACGGCGGGCAGGTATTTTAGAGTCGGTGCGCGGCCCCCAGGGCGGCTACCGGTTGGCCAAACCCGCCGACCAGATTTCCTTGGGCCAAATTTTAGCGGCGGTAGGCGAACAGGTCGACCCGCTGCCACGCCACAGCCCTCAGTCCGACCAAGCTGAAGACTGGGTCACGTTTGCAGTATGGAACCGGCTATCTAAAAAACTTCAAGAAGCTCTCTATAGTATTTCTTTAGAAGATTTGTACTTTGATGCCCGCAGTTGGCAAGCTGCCCAGGGGGATGATGTCAGCTTTGTGGTTTAG
- the cbiB gene encoding adenosylcobinamide-phosphate synthase CbiB, translated as MMSALWFSDLGLSVGVRAMVLGLAAALDRVVGDPWGWPHPVQAIGRVISWGAIAIQRLKLPPSGERGLGVILGLSVIFASGLVGWGAVHLAGMLHPGIGLVCEVVLLASCFAGRSLRQAAEDVLKPLAARDIPTARQQLALYVGRDTEHLDEPEILRAVLETVSENATDGVLAPLFYALVGAFLPMGSVPVALAYKAASTLDSMVGYREAPYTHLGWFSAQLEDRLTWLPCRLTVLTIALLSGHPRQVVRLCRRDAPADPSPNAGWSECAYAAALGVQLGGQNIYRGQIKEKPLLGDAVVEIGRDRILAALALTRRAFLLWLGLGVSAMVTVALWNNQYISF; from the coding sequence ATGATGTCAGCTTTGTGGTTTAGCGACCTGGGCCTTAGCGTGGGGGTGCGAGCAATGGTGCTGGGGCTGGCCGCCGCCCTCGATCGCGTTGTGGGCGACCCTTGGGGCTGGCCCCATCCGGTGCAAGCGATCGGGCGGGTGATTAGCTGGGGGGCGATCGCGATTCAGCGGCTCAAACTGCCTCCCAGTGGCGAGCGGGGGTTGGGCGTGATCCTCGGTCTAAGCGTGATTTTTGCCAGTGGGCTAGTGGGCTGGGGAGCTGTGCATCTGGCGGGGATGCTTCATCCTGGGATTGGGTTAGTCTGCGAAGTCGTGCTTTTGGCTAGCTGCTTTGCGGGGCGCAGCCTGCGACAGGCCGCAGAGGATGTGCTCAAGCCGCTGGCCGCCAGAGACATCCCCACCGCGCGGCAGCAGCTGGCGCTCTACGTGGGCCGCGACACGGAGCACCTAGACGAGCCAGAAATCTTGCGGGCAGTGCTCGAAACCGTTAGCGAGAATGCCACCGACGGCGTGTTGGCCCCACTGTTTTACGCGCTGGTGGGGGCGTTTCTGCCTATGGGCAGCGTGCCAGTGGCCTTAGCCTACAAAGCCGCTAGCACCCTCGATTCGATGGTGGGCTACCGGGAAGCCCCCTACACCCACCTGGGCTGGTTTAGCGCTCAGCTAGAGGATCGCCTCACCTGGCTACCCTGCCGACTGACGGTGCTCACCATTGCCCTGCTGTCAGGGCACCCCCGCCAGGTGGTGCGCCTGTGCCGCCGCGATGCCCCCGCTGACCCTAGCCCCAATGCGGGTTGGAGCGAGTGCGCCTACGCCGCTGCCCTGGGGGTACAGCTGGGGGGCCAGAATATATATCGAGGCCAGATCAAAGAGAAGCCGCTGCTGGGAGATGCAGTGGTAGAGATTGGGCGCGATCGCATTCTTGCCGCCCTGGCCCTCACCCGCCGCGCCTTTTTACTGTGGCTGGGGCTGGGTGTCAGTGCTATGGTCACGGTAGCGTTATGGAATAATCAGTACATTAGTTTTTGA
- a CDS encoding Eco57I restriction-modification methylase domain-containing protein codes for MASLFTPGSTDCCRLLDAGAGVGSLSSAFLDRWVSGDLTFNRVELDAFEIDQTLHSALAQTLTNYQQHPNFCPTIHPNDFIHAAADWLSGNLFATALPQYTHAILNPPYKKIRSDSPHRLALRRAGVETVNLYSAFVALALALLGDGGQLVAIIPRSFCNGPYYRPFRQLVLGQAAIHHIHLFESRTQAFKDDAVLQENIIIRLERGGSQGPVSVSTSTDDTFADLVTHQYPFGQIVLPGDLEQFIHVPTSPDNDVLTTAMAVQHSLAQLGLKVSTGPVVDFRVKPYLRAMPETNTVPLIYPMHCVDGGVVWPIPNAKKPNAIQRHVDTDKWLYASGFYCVVRRFSAKEERRRVMACVIDPATFGNAAMLGFENHLNVFHVNRAGLPRPLAYGLALFLNTTAIDDHFRRFNGHTQVNATDLRLIKYPSLAMLTRLGEWAIAQPKLTQTTIDRQFEAEMA; via the coding sequence ATGGCCAGTCTATTTACCCCAGGCTCAACAGACTGTTGCCGCCTCTTAGATGCAGGAGCTGGGGTTGGATCGCTATCCTCAGCGTTTTTAGATCGTTGGGTATCTGGCGACCTCACCTTCAATCGGGTTGAGCTAGATGCTTTTGAAATCGATCAAACCCTGCACAGTGCTCTGGCTCAAACCCTAACCAACTACCAGCAGCACCCCAATTTTTGCCCGACCATTCATCCCAATGACTTCATTCATGCGGCGGCTGACTGGCTCTCTGGCAATTTGTTTGCTACGGCGCTGCCTCAGTACACCCACGCTATTCTAAATCCGCCCTACAAAAAAATTAGAAGCGACTCGCCCCACCGTCTGGCTCTGCGGCGGGCTGGGGTTGAGACCGTCAATCTCTATTCAGCGTTTGTGGCCCTAGCGCTGGCGCTGCTGGGCGACGGAGGGCAACTGGTGGCTATCATCCCGCGCAGCTTTTGCAACGGCCCCTACTATCGCCCGTTTCGCCAGTTGGTGCTGGGCCAGGCGGCAATTCACCACATTCATCTATTTGAGTCGCGTACCCAGGCATTCAAAGACGATGCCGTACTGCAAGAAAATATCATCATCCGGCTAGAACGTGGCGGTTCCCAGGGGCCAGTTAGCGTGTCTACTTCCACCGATGACACCTTTGCCGATTTAGTGACCCACCAATATCCCTTTGGCCAAATTGTCTTACCTGGAGATCTGGAGCAATTTATTCATGTACCCACTTCTCCCGACAACGATGTTCTGACCACTGCCATGGCGGTGCAGCACTCGCTGGCACAACTGGGTCTCAAGGTTTCCACCGGACCAGTGGTTGATTTTCGCGTTAAGCCCTACCTGCGGGCCATGCCCGAGACCAACACGGTACCGCTGATCTACCCCATGCACTGTGTTGATGGCGGTGTGGTATGGCCGATTCCCAATGCCAAAAAGCCCAATGCCATTCAGCGCCACGTTGACACAGACAAGTGGCTCTATGCCAGCGGCTTCTACTGTGTCGTGCGGCGGTTTTCTGCTAAGGAAGAGAGGCGGCGCGTTATGGCCTGCGTAATTGACCCTGCGACCTTTGGCAATGCCGCGATGTTGGGCTTTGAAAATCATCTCAATGTCTTTCATGTCAATCGGGCAGGTCTGCCTCGGCCACTGGCCTATGGTCTAGCGCTATTTCTCAATACCACTGCCATAGACGATCACTTTCGGCGATTCAACGGTCATACTCAAGTCAATGCCACTGATCTAAGGCTGATTAAATACCCCAGCCTAGCCATGCTTACCAGACTGGGAGAATGGGCGATCGCTCAACCCAAGTTAACTCAGACCACCATTGATCGGCAGTTTGAGGCTGAAATGGCATGA
- a CDS encoding BsuBI/PstI family type II restriction endonuclease, translating to MTDQADYILAAKQILVSLGLPRAQQNERSALALLALLNLTPGKAWCDAENPLLGITPIMDWVRQHYGKDYAPNTRETVRRQTMHQFVDAGIALYNPDQPNRPVNSPKAVYQIEPAALTLLRTFGQAAWHDALINYLSDRETLLARYAKERVHHQVPVQIAPGKRISLSPGDHSELIKQVIEAFAPRFAPGSVLVYAGDPGDKWGYFDAVLLAELGVVVDSHGKMPDVVLHYPAKNWLLLVEAVTSHGPVDGKRRSELTQSFSASIAGLVYVTAFLSRSIMARYLAEIAWETEVWVADAPSHLIHFNGERFLGPYAEP from the coding sequence ATGACCGATCAGGCTGATTACATTCTGGCGGCGAAACAAATTTTGGTTTCTCTAGGGCTACCAAGAGCACAGCAAAACGAGCGGTCTGCCCTAGCTCTACTGGCGTTACTCAACCTGACTCCGGGTAAAGCCTGGTGCGATGCGGAAAATCCACTCCTGGGAATCACGCCCATTATGGATTGGGTGAGGCAACACTACGGTAAAGACTACGCGCCTAATACCCGAGAAACGGTGCGTCGTCAGACCATGCATCAGTTTGTGGATGCAGGTATTGCCCTGTACAACCCAGACCAGCCTAATCGCCCGGTCAATAGCCCCAAGGCCGTTTATCAGATTGAACCTGCTGCGTTGACTTTGTTGCGCACGTTTGGTCAAGCAGCTTGGCATGACGCACTCATAAATTACCTGAGCGATCGCGAAACCCTGCTAGCCCGCTATGCCAAGGAGCGAGTGCATCACCAGGTGCCAGTGCAAATTGCTCCTGGAAAGCGGATTAGCCTCAGCCCCGGTGACCACAGCGAACTTATTAAGCAAGTGATTGAAGCCTTTGCCCCTCGCTTTGCTCCAGGCAGTGTGCTGGTCTATGCCGGAGATCCAGGGGATAAGTGGGGCTATTTTGACGCCGTTCTATTAGCAGAGCTTGGTGTTGTGGTTGATAGCCACGGCAAAATGCCAGACGTTGTGCTGCACTATCCGGCCAAAAATTGGCTACTGCTGGTGGAAGCCGTTACCAGCCACGGGCCAGTAGATGGCAAGCGCCGCAGTGAGTTAACCCAGTCATTTTCGGCCTCTATCGCTGGATTGGTCTATGTCACGGCCTTTCTCAGTCGCTCCATAATGGCCCGCTATCTCGCCGAAATTGCTTGGGAAACTGAGGTTTGGGTGGCCGATGCCCCTTCTCACTTAATTCACTTCAACGGCGAACGCTTCTTAGGGCCATACGCTGAACCCTAA
- the infC gene encoding translation initiation factor IF-3, with the protein MYFLQNLEICPIAKKQKAIVNRDIRDPEVLLITQTGENLGITDTREALRMAKESKLDLVVVSPSEDGPSVAKIMDYGKLQYQQNKRQKQTSRPSVKEVKFRPNIGESDYTLRINRATEWLSKGDSVKFLVRLRGREHQHRDRATDLLNRVVEDLNTAGKVQSFDHRALTLFLSPS; encoded by the coding sequence ATGTACTTCCTGCAGAATTTGGAGATTTGTCCTATCGCTAAAAAACAGAAAGCCATTGTCAACCGCGACATTAGAGACCCTGAAGTGCTGCTGATCACCCAGACAGGTGAAAATCTGGGCATCACCGACACTAGAGAAGCTCTCAGGATGGCCAAAGAGAGCAAGCTCGATCTGGTAGTCGTCTCCCCAAGTGAAGATGGCCCCTCCGTGGCCAAGATCATGGACTATGGCAAGCTTCAGTATCAGCAGAATAAGCGTCAGAAGCAGACTTCTCGCCCCTCCGTTAAAGAGGTCAAGTTTCGTCCCAACATTGGCGAGTCTGACTACACCTTGCGCATCAACCGAGCCACTGAGTGGTTGAGCAAAGGAGATTCGGTCAAGTTTTTAGTGCGGCTGCGGGGCCGAGAGCACCAGCACCGCGATCGCGCCACCGATCTGCTGAACCGGGTTGTAGAGGATCTGAACACCGCCGGTAAGGTGCAATCCTTCGACCACCGCGCCCTCACCCTGTTCCTCTCACCGTCATAA
- the pyrR gene encoding bifunctional pyr operon transcriptional regulator/uracil phosphoribosyltransferase PyrR yields MTVSSTVVEILTAEELRRTLNRLSSEIVERGGDLDRLVLLGIHTRGVPLADLLAQQIQRLEGVALPVGSIDITLYRDDLDKISTRTPARTEIPFDITNKVVVLVDDVIFSGRTIRAALNAVIDYGRPSAIRLAVLIDRGHRELPIHPDFVGKALPTAKDESVKVFLQASDGQDGVQLLKPD; encoded by the coding sequence ATGACTGTGAGCAGCACGGTTGTAGAAATTCTTACCGCTGAGGAATTGCGCCGCACCCTGAACCGGCTGTCCTCAGAAATTGTCGAGCGGGGGGGCGATCTCGATCGCCTCGTGCTGTTGGGTATTCATACCCGAGGGGTGCCGCTGGCTGACCTATTGGCCCAGCAAATTCAGCGGTTGGAGGGGGTAGCGCTACCGGTGGGGTCGATCGATATCACCCTATACCGCGACGACCTCGACAAAATTAGCACCCGCACCCCGGCCCGCACCGAGATTCCCTTTGATATCACCAATAAGGTAGTGGTGCTGGTAGATGACGTCATCTTTAGCGGGCGCACCATTCGTGCGGCCTTGAATGCGGTCATTGACTATGGGCGACCCAGCGCCATTCGCCTAGCGGTGTTGATCGACCGGGGCCATCGGGAGCTGCCAATTCACCCCGATTTTGTTGGCAAGGCGCTGCCGACGGCGAAGGATGAGTCGGTGAAGGTGTTTTTGCAAGCCTCCGATGGGCAGGATGGGGTGCAGCTGTTGAAGCCAGATTAA
- the fni gene encoding type 2 isopentenyl-diphosphate Delta-isomerase translates to MTVLPVAHETQTRKADHLRICLEGPVQCAQITTGLEHYRFTHCCLPELDWHDIDISTTFLGHRLGAPLLISSMTGGTEEAHQINRRLAVVAQHYGLAMGVGSQRVGVENPDLMSTFAVRSLAPDILLLANLGAVQLNYGYGLDQCRRVVDQLAANALILHLNPLQEAVQTRGDTNFKGLLSKIEQLCAALPVPVIVKEVGNGISAPLVRRLVEAGVAAVDVAGAGGTSWARVESERAIDAHQRRLGQTFGEWGLPTADCLVRARAVSSTLPLIASGGLRHGLDVAKTLALGADLAGLAMPFLRAASESEAAVAALADVLTAEITTVLFCTGQENVAGLRQPGVLEPV, encoded by the coding sequence GTGACTGTACTGCCCGTTGCCCACGAGACCCAGACCCGCAAGGCCGACCATCTACGCATTTGCCTAGAGGGGCCAGTGCAATGTGCCCAGATCACTACTGGGTTAGAGCACTACCGGTTTACCCACTGCTGCCTGCCCGAGCTAGATTGGCACGATATTGACATTAGCACCACCTTTTTGGGCCACCGGTTAGGGGCACCGCTGTTGATCTCCTCAATGACCGGAGGCACCGAGGAGGCCCATCAGATCAACCGGCGGTTAGCGGTAGTGGCTCAGCACTACGGGCTGGCCATGGGGGTTGGCTCTCAGCGGGTGGGGGTAGAAAACCCTGACCTAATGAGTACGTTTGCGGTGAGGTCTCTAGCGCCCGATATCTTATTGCTGGCCAATCTGGGGGCTGTGCAACTCAACTATGGCTACGGTCTCGACCAGTGCCGCCGAGTGGTCGATCAGCTGGCGGCCAATGCCCTGATTTTGCACCTTAACCCCCTCCAGGAGGCGGTGCAGACCCGAGGCGACACCAACTTCAAGGGGCTGCTCAGCAAGATTGAGCAGCTCTGTGCGGCCCTGCCGGTGCCGGTAATCGTCAAAGAGGTAGGCAATGGCATTTCAGCGCCTCTCGTGCGGCGACTGGTCGAGGCTGGCGTAGCTGCGGTAGATGTGGCTGGGGCCGGGGGCACCTCCTGGGCCAGGGTAGAAAGTGAGCGGGCGATCGATGCCCACCAGCGACGGCTGGGGCAAACCTTTGGGGAGTGGGGATTGCCAACCGCTGACTGCCTTGTACGGGCCAGGGCTGTCTCTTCGACATTGCCGTTGATTGCCTCAGGCGGGCTACGCCACGGGCTCGATGTGGCGAAGACGCTGGCCCTGGGAGCCGATTTGGCCGGGCTGGCCATGCCTTTTTTGCGGGCGGCCAGCGAGTCAGAAGCGGCGGTGGCGGCTCTAGCGGATGTGCTCACGGCAGAGATCACGACGGTGCTATTTTGCACCGGGCAGGAGAATGTGGCCGGGCTGCGGCAGCCGGGGGTTTTAGAGCCGGTGTAA
- the fusA gene encoding elongation factor G has translation MAKDITRYRNIGIFAHVDAGKTTTTERILALTGRIHKIGEVHDGAATTDFMEQEQERGITIQSAATTCFWKDHQLNIIDTPGHVDFTIEVYRSLKVLDGGIGVFCGSGGVEPQSETNWRYANDSKVSRVIYVNKLDRIGADFFRVVKQVDQVLAAKPLVMVLPIGTENDFIGVVDLLTRKAWVWDDSGKPENYEITDVPEDMKDQVEEYREALIELAVEQDDDILNKYLEGEEITLDEIKTCIRKGTRDLAFFPTYCGSSFKNKGVQLVLDAVVDYLPNPLEVPAQPEIDLEGNPTGKLAHADADKPLRALAFKIMDDRFGALTFTRIYSGQLKKGDTILDTFTGKTERISRLVEMHANDREEVESAQAGDIVALIGMKNVQTGHTLCDPKDPATLEPMVFPDPVISIAVYPKKKGDNEKMGMAISKMVAEDPSFQVETDEESGEVILKGMGELHLDIKVDILKRTHGVEVEVGKPQVAYREAITKRLVDSYTHKKQSGGSGQYAKIDYVIEPGEVGTNFQFESAVTGGNVPREFWPAVQKGFATSIDRGPLAGYPVVDLKVTLTDGGFHAVDSSAIAFEIAAKAAYRQSLPKAGPQLLEPIMKVDVFTPDDYMGDVIGDLNRRRGMIKSQDPAATGVRVKADVPLSEMFGYIGDLRTMTSGRGQFSMEFSHYAPCPSNVAEEVIKEAKERQAAAAK, from the coding sequence ATGGCTAAAGACATCACCCGTTATCGCAATATTGGTATTTTTGCCCACGTAGACGCAGGCAAAACCACCACCACCGAGCGCATCCTCGCCCTCACCGGTCGCATCCACAAGATCGGTGAGGTTCACGACGGTGCCGCTACCACCGACTTTATGGAGCAAGAGCAAGAACGGGGGATCACGATTCAGTCGGCAGCCACCACCTGCTTTTGGAAAGATCACCAGCTCAACATCATCGACACCCCTGGCCACGTTGACTTCACCATTGAGGTCTATCGTTCCCTCAAGGTGCTCGACGGCGGCATTGGTGTGTTCTGCGGTTCGGGCGGGGTAGAGCCTCAGTCAGAGACTAACTGGCGCTACGCCAACGACTCCAAGGTGTCTCGTGTCATCTACGTCAACAAGCTCGATCGCATTGGGGCCGACTTCTTCCGCGTGGTCAAACAGGTAGACCAAGTCCTGGCCGCCAAGCCTCTGGTGATGGTGCTGCCCATTGGTACTGAGAATGACTTCATCGGCGTTGTCGATCTGCTCACCCGCAAAGCCTGGGTGTGGGATGACTCGGGCAAGCCTGAAAACTACGAGATCACAGATGTCCCCGAAGACATGAAAGATCAGGTCGAAGAGTACCGCGAGGCGCTGATCGAACTGGCTGTCGAGCAAGACGACGACATTCTCAATAAGTACCTCGAAGGTGAAGAGATCACCCTCGATGAGATCAAGACCTGCATTCGCAAGGGCACCCGTGATCTGGCCTTCTTCCCCACCTACTGTGGTTCCTCCTTTAAGAACAAAGGAGTACAGCTGGTGCTGGATGCGGTGGTTGACTACCTGCCCAACCCCCTCGAAGTGCCTGCTCAACCCGAGATCGACCTCGAGGGCAACCCCACTGGCAAGCTGGCCCACGCCGATGCCGACAAGCCCCTGCGGGCGCTGGCCTTTAAGATCATGGACGATCGCTTTGGGGCGCTCACCTTTACCCGCATCTACTCGGGTCAGCTCAAAAAAGGTGACACCATCCTCGACACCTTCACCGGCAAGACCGAGCGCATTAGCCGCCTGGTCGAAATGCACGCCAACGATCGCGAAGAGGTTGAGTCAGCCCAGGCTGGCGACATTGTCGCCCTAATCGGCATGAAAAACGTGCAGACCGGCCACACCCTCTGCGATCCCAAAGATCCCGCCACCCTGGAACCGATGGTCTTCCCCGACCCGGTGATCTCCATTGCGGTGTATCCCAAGAAAAAGGGTGACAACGAGAAAATGGGCATGGCGATCAGCAAGATGGTGGCCGAAGACCCCTCCTTCCAGGTGGAAACCGACGAAGAGAGCGGCGAAGTCATCCTGAAAGGGATGGGCGAACTGCACCTCGACATTAAAGTCGACATCCTCAAGCGCACCCACGGCGTCGAAGTCGAAGTAGGCAAGCCCCAGGTAGCCTACCGCGAGGCGATCACCAAGCGCTTGGTCGATAGCTACACCCACAAGAAGCAGTCGGGTGGTTCGGGTCAGTACGCCAAGATCGACTACGTGATCGAGCCGGGTGAAGTCGGCACCAACTTCCAGTTCGAGTCGGCGGTGACCGGCGGCAACGTGCCCCGCGAATTTTGGCCAGCGGTGCAAAAAGGCTTTGCCACCAGCATTGACCGAGGGCCGTTGGCGGGCTACCCGGTGGTTGACCTCAAGGTCACCCTCACCGACGGTGGCTTCCACGCCGTAGACTCGTCGGCGATCGCCTTCGAAATTGCGGCCAAGGCTGCCTACCGTCAGTCGCTGCCCAAGGCTGGCCCTCAGCTGCTAGAGCCGATCATGAAAGTCGACGTGTTTACCCCCGACGACTACATGGGCGATGTGATTGGCGACCTCAACCGCCGCCGAGGCATGATCAAGTCTCAAGATCCTGCCGCTACCGGCGTTCGCGTCAAAGCCGATGTGCCCCTGAGCGAAATGTTTGGCTACATTGGCGACCTGCGCACCATGACCTCCGGTCGGGGCCAGTTCTCCATGGAGTTCTCTCATTACGCCCCCTGCCCCAGCAATGTGGCTGAGGAAGTGATCAAGGAAGCCAAGGAGCGCCAGGCTGCCGCTGCCAAGTAA
- a CDS encoding glycoside hydrolase family 10 protein, with product MPSQLKRKLKPWILLFWTALLAVVMLGGPAIAFSPPAVPWGDTPWETAPIPQSFQKIRGVWLTTNDINVLRDSARVQSAMAELSQLNFNTVYPVVWNSGYALFPSVVAQRAGIPYIHRGAAGQDILADVINQAHRQGLLAIPWFEFGFMAPPSSELVMAHPDWLTQRQNGSQTSGSAAGEVVWLNPFKPEVQQFITNLVAEIAVRYDIDGIQFDDHTALPSDFGYDPYTVALYRQETRQAVPSNPRDPAWMRWRADKITDFVAQLNQTVKQHRPQAIFSVSPNPYDTAYNSFLQDWVGWINRGLVDELLVQIYRWDINSFTDQMLRPEIQTAQTQIPVGIGILTGLRNRPMPMSMIQAQVMRSTAQGLGVAFFYYESLWYDAPEPVEERQARFRDLFSVPASRFSLRRQV from the coding sequence ATGCCGTCTCAGCTCAAGCGCAAGCTCAAACCCTGGATTCTGCTATTTTGGACCGCGCTGCTGGCGGTGGTGATGCTGGGGGGGCCTGCGATCGCATTTTCGCCACCGGCAGTGCCTTGGGGAGATACTCCGTGGGAGACTGCGCCGATTCCCCAGAGCTTCCAGAAAATTCGGGGGGTGTGGCTGACCACCAACGATATCAATGTCCTGCGGGATTCCGCTCGGGTGCAGAGCGCCATGGCTGAGTTGTCTCAGCTCAACTTCAATACGGTCTATCCCGTGGTCTGGAATTCGGGCTATGCTCTCTTCCCCAGTGTGGTAGCCCAGCGAGCCGGGATACCCTACATTCACCGAGGCGCTGCGGGGCAGGATATTCTGGCGGACGTGATTAACCAAGCTCACCGTCAGGGCTTGTTGGCCATCCCCTGGTTTGAGTTTGGCTTTATGGCCCCGCCGTCGTCCGAGTTGGTGATGGCTCACCCCGACTGGCTGACCCAGCGCCAGAACGGCAGCCAGACCTCGGGCAGTGCGGCTGGGGAAGTGGTGTGGCTCAACCCGTTTAAGCCAGAAGTGCAGCAATTCATCACCAATCTGGTGGCCGAAATTGCCGTCCGCTACGACATTGACGGCATTCAGTTCGATGACCACACGGCCCTGCCCAGCGACTTTGGTTATGACCCTTACACCGTGGCCCTATACCGGCAAGAAACCAGACAGGCGGTACCGAGTAACCCTCGAGATCCGGCCTGGATGCGCTGGCGGGCGGACAAGATTACGGACTTTGTGGCTCAGCTCAACCAGACCGTGAAACAGCATCGTCCCCAGGCGATCTTTTCGGTGTCGCCCAATCCCTATGACACGGCCTACAACTCGTTTTTGCAAGATTGGGTCGGCTGGATCAACCGTGGCCTGGTGGATGAGCTGCTGGTGCAGATCTACCGCTGGGATATAAACAGCTTTACAGATCAAATGCTGCGGCCCGAAATCCAGACGGCCCAAACTCAAATTCCGGTGGGCATTGGCATTTTGACTGGGTTACGCAATCGGCCTATGCCGATGTCGATGATTCAAGCTCAGGTGATGCGATCGACGGCCCAGGGGTTAGGAGTGGCCTTTTTCTACTACGAAAGCCTCTGGTACGATGCGCCCGAGCCTGTGGAAGAGCGCCAGGCCCGTTTCCGGGATTTGTTTAGCGTTCCTGCGTCCCGGTTTAGCCTACGTCGCCAGGTTTAA